A region of Paenibacillus thiaminolyticus DNA encodes the following proteins:
- a CDS encoding exosporium protein C, giving the protein MVRILDKAAVEPRRKFNRARAVTIKHSPGRTRLATIRLRIPSINAQPNRVELVATVGIRGVKGIAQILFRIFRDGVEIFNTKQGIESAGSEQNYAVTFQAIDKNVKSGSHVYTVTAENRTKNTRADVVGPVSFSGLAVKTRSSS; this is encoded by the coding sequence TTGGTACGTATTCTTGATAAAGCTGCTGTGGAGCCGCGGCGCAAATTCAACCGAGCAAGGGCAGTTACTATTAAACATTCACCGGGAAGAACTCGCCTGGCAACCATTCGTTTAAGAATTCCTTCAATCAATGCTCAACCGAATCGGGTTGAATTAGTAGCGACGGTTGGTATCCGGGGGGTTAAGGGTATCGCCCAAATTCTGTTCAGAATCTTCCGTGATGGAGTAGAGATTTTCAATACAAAGCAAGGGATTGAATCAGCTGGTTCTGAACAGAACTATGCGGTCACATTTCAGGCGATCGATAAAAATGTCAAATCAGGCAGCCACGTCTATACCGTAACTGCAGAAAATCGAACCAAGAATACGAGAGCTGATGTTGTGGGTCCTGTTTCCTTCAGCGGGTTAGCCGTTAAAACGAGAAGCTCATCCTGA
- a CDS encoding serine hydrolase domain-containing protein: MDRTPGIHVNGEAQEWPAASPEDIGMDRERLDQVAVSLADEPIYAMVVVKDGHIVSEYYKKGYHSERKLWMNSVAKSVTSALVGMAVEQKAIRSIEQPLSDFFPSLRHEETDMRMQNITVKDLLRMTSGLDWPESTAWGYDLTPMIDSEDWAEFVLTFPMKEAPGTAVFDYNSGGSQLLSAIVQRQTGKSMQQFADDHLFGPLGIRDYDWRRGPNEETAGGFGIELKPRDAAKLGLLYLNQGEWEGRRLLSEDWIRESTAKHTDVGEDNGMSVFGDYGYHWWVRSFDSYEAYLAMGYGGQYIIVVPPLNLVVVFASYSDQDTALPLQHMHALIEAAASTSADSSS, translated from the coding sequence GTGGATAGAACACCGGGGATTCATGTGAATGGCGAGGCGCAGGAATGGCCTGCGGCATCGCCGGAGGATATCGGCATGGACAGGGAGAGGCTCGATCAAGTGGCGGTCTCGCTGGCGGACGAGCCGATCTATGCCATGGTAGTCGTGAAAGACGGGCATATCGTATCCGAATATTATAAGAAGGGATATCATTCCGAGCGCAAACTATGGATGAATTCCGTTGCGAAGAGTGTAACGTCCGCTCTTGTGGGCATGGCCGTCGAGCAAAAGGCGATTCGCAGCATCGAGCAGCCACTATCCGATTTTTTTCCGTCGTTGAGACACGAAGAGACCGATATGCGCATGCAAAATATTACCGTGAAGGATCTGCTCCGGATGACCTCGGGACTGGATTGGCCTGAATCGACAGCGTGGGGTTACGATCTTACGCCGATGATTGACAGCGAGGATTGGGCGGAGTTCGTGCTCACTTTCCCGATGAAGGAGGCGCCCGGCACGGCGGTATTCGATTACAATTCCGGGGGCTCGCAGTTATTATCGGCCATTGTGCAGCGTCAAACTGGGAAAAGCATGCAGCAGTTCGCCGATGATCATCTATTCGGCCCGCTCGGAATACGGGATTATGATTGGAGAAGGGGACCGAATGAAGAGACGGCGGGCGGATTCGGCATCGAACTGAAGCCGCGGGATGCGGCCAAGCTAGGCCTTCTCTATCTGAACCAAGGCGAGTGGGAGGGGCGCCGTCTTCTGTCTGAAGATTGGATACGCGAATCGACAGCCAAGCATACGGACGTGGGCGAAGACAACGGAATGAGCGTCTTCGGAGATTATGGCTACCACTGGTGGGTCCGTTCGTTCGATTCTTATGAAGCGTACTTGGCGATGGGCTACGGTGGACAGTACATCATAGTCGTGCCGCCGCTGAACCTCGTTGTCGTCTTCGCCAGTTATTCGGATCAGGATACGGCGCTGCCGCTGCAGCATATGCATGCCCTCATCGAAGCTGCTGCTTCTACGTCAGCGGACTCTTCTTCATAA
- a CDS encoding cytochrome P450 family protein, whose translation MTTSPTIPMVNPFSSDFKNHAYSLYEKLREHDPIHKIRLPNGRTAWIVTRYEDAVAALKADYLKKNLFQFVTPEEMGLPPSQMDLTVRHMLNSDPPDHTRLRGLVQKAFTPRMIERLKDRIQNIADELLNQVENQPSIELIQDYAYPLPIIVISEMLGLPNEERDQFREWSHALISAINVPEKYKQIESDIAAFTDYITALIEQRRRDPKEDLLSLLVQAESEGDSLSEKELISTIVLLIIAGHETTVNLIGNGIFTLLNHPDELETLRNTPSLMDSAVEELLRFMGPVEFATNRWIGEDYEWNGKLISKGDMVLVALASANRDPEYFKEPDRLDLARERNHHIAFGMGIHHCLGAPLARLEGRIAIGTLLRRRSSMKLAMPPEQLEWQPTYLMRGFVSLPLQFQ comes from the coding sequence ATGACCACAAGCCCAACAATACCGATGGTCAATCCTTTTTCATCCGATTTTAAAAATCATGCCTATTCGCTGTATGAGAAGCTCAGAGAACATGATCCGATTCACAAAATCAGGTTGCCGAACGGCAGGACAGCCTGGATCGTGACACGCTACGAGGACGCCGTTGCTGCACTGAAAGCCGATTATTTGAAGAAAAATTTGTTCCAATTCGTCACGCCCGAAGAAATGGGACTCCCCCCGTCTCAAATGGACCTGACGGTCAGACATATGCTGAACTCGGACCCGCCGGATCATACCCGGCTTCGCGGCCTCGTGCAAAAAGCATTTACCCCCCGCATGATTGAGAGGCTGAAAGATCGGATTCAGAACATAGCGGATGAGCTGCTGAATCAAGTGGAGAATCAGCCCTCCATAGAGTTGATTCAAGATTATGCCTATCCCCTTCCGATTATTGTCATATCCGAGATGCTGGGTCTGCCGAACGAAGAGAGGGATCAGTTCCGAGAGTGGTCCCATGCGCTCATCTCGGCCATCAATGTACCCGAGAAATATAAGCAAATCGAGTCGGACATAGCTGCTTTTACGGACTATATTACGGCCCTGATTGAGCAGCGCCGGCGAGATCCGAAGGAAGACCTGTTATCCTTGCTTGTGCAAGCGGAATCCGAAGGGGACTCCTTGTCGGAAAAGGAACTGATCTCGACGATTGTCCTGCTGATCATCGCCGGGCATGAAACGACCGTAAACCTGATTGGCAATGGCATATTCACGTTATTGAATCATCCGGACGAACTGGAGACGCTTCGGAACACCCCTTCCTTAATGGATTCCGCCGTCGAAGAACTGCTGCGGTTCATGGGCCCTGTCGAATTCGCAACGAACCGCTGGATCGGAGAAGATTATGAATGGAACGGCAAGCTCATCTCGAAGGGAGATATGGTGCTCGTCGCACTTGCCTCGGCTAACCGCGATCCCGAGTACTTCAAAGAGCCGGATCGGCTGGACTTGGCCCGGGAGCGGAACCACCATATCGCGTTCGGAATGGGGATCCATCATTGCCTGGGAGCTCCCCTCGCCCGCTTGGAAGGACGGATTGCAATCGGTACTCTACTGCGCCGCCGAAGCAGCATGAAGCTGGCCATGCCGCCCGAGCAGCTCGAATGGCAGCCCACTTATCTGATGCGCGGGTTCGTCTCCTTGCCGTTACAATTCCAGTAA
- a CDS encoding M60 family metallopeptidase, whose amino-acid sequence MSATYNGGVTAIGDGAFVLAANPDTTPILAAARYGAGRVVVAGDDSYFKFTSDITDARRTAARNILIWATEEAEPLTYQDALDGAGTLPLLTATSKNFAADSRYPIQVLTSDSFHSFELDPARYPVAYVDATMKQDEIDALASYVERGGSIVVAMKGWVMEQYPHVFLGEAYQGRTAKLSEDYPLQRLLNRMGLGLMNNIATTKSETFPKLTEQGADHYHAAALVDQAKRVEAGQLDPNQLEIGPAGADVKKKLQVLAAITGGTFGGLTAESPMYAQIQQDAEHLDTDLSFPLDRSLAPYSSALLAYKLSLVGNQLDAPKSPYADNFPGPVPADAPRVQQKTVTVDFDYSTFDYLRQGTVPKNWISTGLYAPAGEWLTVHVPEGTAGLDVQVGAHTDNLTSQNVWKRIPVVTQRKTLAPGENRIRSPYGGLLYLIPTKPQAGVRKDIAIEGGVEAPYYVLGQTADEEWRSAISQRPAPWAELQGRRVILTLPSEYVRNLGDPKLLLEQWDRIVEYTDEVAGLSPEAPLPHRSVNLPFRYVADRQISAGFMHAGYPIMFQIDPSAAHAVDIERVTRNGWGFWHETGHEYQQGPWNWDVTGEVTVNIYSLYVQQKFGNPSNLLTRNNEGKDFYDRAQDYMEHSDPGTTVYGKSGQDLFVNLVLFRQLSLAYGWDFYQELHRAYRELPANQLPADNQAKIDLFVVMASKTAGEDLTEFFDKWFLKYTPGTVKAQIAALNLPKPSQPIWKLHETEGIEAPVIDLAPKQEWTKEKVEVEVINPTPIEEGSGLRNQYKVGEDGTWTEYREPFTIDAEGVTNVYARVRQLSGVTSDEVMASVKIDRTAPLIETSVTDTVYGSTPITLPITATDALSGVQTLTVLLDGAPLEAPYVIVPSELAAGRHELKITAVDYAGNAREVSLAFAVVKTVSVQALYDAVDRAGAEGRITNRGIVQALKSHIAKVEKGDVNDPDTYRALEQFIQAQSGKHIDEQTASELLRLIARLQDA is encoded by the coding sequence GTGTCGGCCACTTACAATGGAGGCGTCACCGCCATCGGGGACGGCGCCTTCGTGCTGGCCGCCAACCCGGATACAACGCCGATTCTGGCGGCTGCCCGTTACGGCGCAGGGCGGGTCGTCGTCGCCGGAGACGATTCTTACTTCAAATTCACCTCTGACATTACCGATGCTCGCCGCACGGCCGCCCGCAATATCCTCATCTGGGCAACCGAAGAAGCAGAACCACTCACTTATCAGGATGCGCTCGACGGCGCAGGAACGCTCCCTCTGCTCACGGCGACAAGCAAGAACTTTGCCGCAGATTCCCGTTACCCGATTCAAGTATTGACAAGTGATTCCTTCCATTCGTTCGAGCTAGATCCTGCCCGCTACCCGGTGGCCTATGTGGACGCGACGATGAAGCAGGACGAGATCGATGCGCTGGCTTCCTATGTGGAGCGGGGCGGCAGCATCGTCGTGGCGATGAAGGGATGGGTCATGGAGCAATATCCGCACGTCTTCCTGGGGGAGGCGTATCAGGGACGCACGGCCAAGCTGAGCGAGGATTATCCGCTTCAAAGGCTGCTGAACCGGATGGGGCTCGGGCTGATGAACAATATTGCCACGACGAAGTCGGAGACGTTCCCCAAGCTGACGGAGCAGGGCGCCGACCATTACCATGCGGCTGCTCTGGTGGATCAGGCGAAGCGTGTAGAAGCCGGGCAGTTGGATCCGAATCAGCTTGAGATTGGCCCGGCGGGAGCCGATGTGAAGAAGAAGCTGCAGGTGCTTGCGGCCATTACCGGGGGCACCTTCGGCGGTTTGACCGCAGAGAGTCCGATGTACGCGCAGATTCAGCAGGATGCCGAGCATCTGGACACCGATCTGAGCTTCCCGCTCGACCGTTCCCTCGCTCCTTATTCAAGCGCTCTGCTCGCGTACAAGTTAAGTCTCGTCGGCAACCAGCTTGACGCCCCCAAATCCCCGTATGCCGATAACTTTCCGGGCCCTGTGCCCGCCGATGCGCCGAGAGTGCAGCAGAAGACGGTCACCGTTGATTTTGATTATTCGACCTTCGATTATTTACGCCAGGGCACGGTACCGAAAAATTGGATCAGCACCGGATTATATGCGCCGGCAGGGGAATGGCTGACGGTTCATGTTCCGGAAGGAACGGCCGGGCTAGATGTGCAGGTGGGGGCGCATACGGATAATTTGACGAGCCAAAACGTATGGAAGCGCATTCCCGTCGTCACTCAGCGGAAAACGCTGGCGCCAGGCGAGAACCGTATCCGCAGCCCGTACGGCGGACTCCTCTATCTCATTCCGACGAAGCCGCAGGCGGGCGTCCGGAAGGACATCGCGATTGAGGGCGGAGTCGAGGCTCCTTATTATGTGCTCGGCCAGACGGCGGATGAAGAGTGGAGATCGGCTATCAGCCAGCGTCCGGCGCCGTGGGCCGAGCTGCAAGGCCGCAGAGTCATCCTGACGCTGCCGTCCGAATATGTGCGGAATCTCGGCGATCCGAAGTTATTGCTGGAGCAATGGGATCGGATCGTGGAGTACACGGATGAAGTCGCCGGCTTGTCCCCGGAGGCGCCGCTGCCTCATCGGAGTGTGAATCTTCCCTTCCGCTACGTGGCGGACCGGCAGATCAGCGCCGGCTTCATGCACGCGGGCTACCCGATCATGTTCCAGATCGATCCTTCTGCGGCGCATGCGGTCGATATCGAGCGGGTTACGCGCAATGGTTGGGGCTTCTGGCATGAGACCGGGCATGAATATCAGCAGGGCCCGTGGAATTGGGATGTCACGGGCGAAGTGACCGTCAATATTTATTCTCTGTACGTCCAGCAGAAGTTCGGCAATCCAAGCAATCTGCTCACTCGCAACAATGAAGGCAAGGATTTCTATGATCGCGCCCAGGATTATATGGAGCACAGCGATCCGGGTACGACAGTCTACGGCAAGTCCGGCCAGGATCTATTCGTCAACCTCGTGTTATTCCGCCAATTGTCACTCGCCTATGGCTGGGACTTCTATCAAGAGCTGCACCGCGCCTATCGCGAATTGCCTGCGAATCAGCTTCCGGCGGACAATCAGGCCAAGATTGACCTGTTTGTCGTCATGGCCTCGAAGACGGCGGGCGAGGATTTGACTGAATTTTTCGATAAATGGTTCCTCAAATATACGCCTGGCACCGTGAAGGCCCAGATCGCGGCCTTGAATCTGCCGAAGCCTTCGCAGCCGATCTGGAAGCTCCATGAAACCGAAGGCATCGAGGCGCCCGTCATTGATCTCGCGCCGAAGCAGGAGTGGACCAAGGAGAAGGTGGAGGTGGAGGTGATCAACCCGACTCCGATCGAGGAGGGCTCCGGCCTGAGAAATCAATACAAAGTCGGGGAAGACGGCACGTGGACGGAATACCGGGAGCCGTTCACGATCGATGCCGAGGGCGTGACGAACGTCTATGCAAGGGTGAGACAGCTCTCCGGGGTGACAAGCGACGAGGTGATGGCGAGCGTCAAGATCGACCGCACGGCGCCGCTCATCGAGACCTCAGTCACGGATACCGTCTATGGCAGCACGCCGATCACGCTCCCGATTACGGCAACCGACGCTTTGAGCGGCGTGCAGACCCTTACGGTGCTGCTGGATGGCGCTCCGCTGGAAGCTCCTTATGTGATCGTGCCGTCGGAGCTCGCGGCAGGACGTCATGAGCTGAAGATTACGGCGGTCGATTACGCGGGAAATGCCCGGGAAGTAAGCCTGGCCTTCGCAGTGGTGAAGACGGTCTCGGTGCAGGCTCTGTATGACGCAGTGGATCGGGCTGGTGCCGAGGGCAGGATCACGAACCGCGGCATCGTTCAGGCGCTAAAGAGTCATATTGCGAAGGTCGAGAAGGGGGACGTGAACGACCCGGACACGTATCGGGCGCTGGAGCAGTTCATTCAGGCCCAGTCCGGCAAGCATATCGATGAGCAGACAGCCAGCGAGCTGCTTCGCCTCATTGCGCGGCTGCAGGACGCGTAA
- a CDS encoding extracellular solute-binding protein — MMALTLAACSGGSGSNAQEANGDQPPEKLTNLTYWVQMVSQVSATLKSYNEIEAYKELEKVTGVKVDFQHPPEGQQAKEQFNLMLTSDKLPDVIEYSWTSYPGGPEKAIKDGKIIRLNELIDEHAPNLKKVLGEHPEWKKEIMTDEGSIYAFPFIRSHDRLKVFLGPTIRQDWLDKLNLEMPATIDEWYTVLKAFKENDMNGNGKADEIPLYLAKGDVDASTAFLGAFGINAGFYQEGGTVKYGPTAPRFKEFLTLMNTWYQEGLLDRDFATTDAKLLEAKITGGQIGAAVLYTGSGIGNYNTLMKDKDPNFHLVAAPYPVMNKGDKQIWGYKDFAYTGIGAAVTTSNKNPVETVKWLDYAYSEEGTLLFNFGKEGVSYTMENGKPVFKPEVMNDPSGLPLIQSMSQHNRATFSGPFMLDIRFDEQYTTSPDQLKSKEIWAEPTLELKLPRTTPNSEESSRYASIMNDINTFKDEMYLKFIMGQEPLDNFDKYVKTIEGMGLQEAIQIQQNALERYNQR; from the coding sequence ATGATGGCGCTAACGCTGGCCGCCTGCAGCGGCGGCTCCGGATCGAACGCTCAAGAGGCGAATGGCGATCAGCCGCCTGAGAAGCTGACGAATCTGACGTATTGGGTCCAGATGGTCAGCCAAGTATCCGCCACGCTGAAAAGCTACAATGAAATCGAGGCTTATAAGGAGTTGGAGAAGGTCACGGGGGTGAAGGTGGACTTCCAGCATCCGCCGGAAGGACAGCAAGCGAAGGAGCAGTTCAATCTGATGCTGACATCGGATAAGCTGCCGGATGTCATCGAATATTCATGGACGAGTTATCCGGGCGGCCCCGAAAAAGCAATCAAGGACGGCAAAATCATCCGCCTGAACGAGCTGATTGATGAGCATGCGCCGAATCTGAAGAAGGTGCTGGGAGAGCATCCGGAATGGAAGAAGGAGATTATGACGGATGAAGGCAGCATCTACGCGTTCCCGTTCATTCGTTCGCATGATCGGTTAAAAGTGTTTCTCGGGCCGACGATTAGGCAGGATTGGCTCGATAAGCTGAACCTGGAGATGCCGGCGACGATTGATGAATGGTATACGGTGCTCAAGGCGTTCAAGGAGAATGATATGAACGGCAACGGCAAGGCCGACGAGATTCCGCTGTATCTGGCCAAAGGCGATGTGGACGCGTCAACCGCCTTCCTTGGCGCCTTCGGCATCAATGCCGGCTTCTATCAGGAGGGCGGAACCGTCAAGTATGGGCCGACGGCTCCGAGGTTCAAGGAGTTCCTGACGCTGATGAATACATGGTATCAGGAAGGGCTGTTGGACCGCGACTTCGCCACTACCGATGCGAAGCTGCTGGAAGCGAAGATCACCGGCGGGCAGATCGGCGCGGCCGTGCTGTATACGGGCAGCGGGATCGGGAACTACAATACGCTCATGAAGGACAAGGACCCGAATTTCCATCTCGTCGCCGCTCCGTATCCCGTTATGAACAAGGGCGACAAGCAGATTTGGGGATACAAGGACTTCGCATATACGGGCATCGGCGCCGCGGTTACGACGAGCAACAAAAACCCGGTCGAGACGGTGAAATGGCTTGATTATGCTTATTCGGAGGAGGGTACCCTGCTGTTCAACTTCGGCAAGGAAGGTGTCAGCTACACGATGGAGAACGGCAAGCCGGTCTTCAAGCCGGAGGTGATGAACGATCCTTCCGGGCTTCCGCTGATTCAGTCGATGTCCCAGCATAACCGCGCGACGTTCAGCGGACCGTTCATGCTCGATATCCGCTTCGACGAGCAGTACACCACTTCCCCGGATCAGCTCAAGTCCAAGGAGATCTGGGCGGAGCCGACACTGGAGCTGAAGCTGCCGCGCACGACGCCGAACAGCGAAGAGAGCAGCCGCTATGCCTCCATCATGAACGATATCAACACCTTCAAGGATGAGATGTATTTGAAGTTCATTATGGGCCAGGAGCCGCTGGATAACTTCGATAAATACGTCAAGACAATCGAGGGCATGGGGCTTCAGGAAGCGATCCAGATTCAGCAGAACGCGCTGGAGCGTTATAACCAACGTTAA
- a CDS encoding ABC transporter permease, with the protein MAASPPALPPDKKARERRKLEKRSLIKKDLKRNKYIYLLALPVIAYYAIFHYGPMYGLLMAFKDYSIADGIWGSKWIGFDHFKNFFNSYYFGRLLRNTILINVYELLFAFPAPIILALLLNEIRGRIFKRTVQTISYLPHFISIVVVVGMMFDFLARDGLINQLLGFLGIDSIPFMSEPGWFRTLFVGSGIWQGLGWGSIIYLAAIATIDPTLYEAAKIDGAGRFKQVLHITIPGMMPTIVIMFILNMGSMMSVGSEKVLLMYSPLTYETADVISTFVYRRGVLDSDYGFTTAVGLFNSVVSFILLVVSNTISKRVSEHKLW; encoded by the coding sequence ATGGCAGCTTCACCACCGGCGCTACCGCCCGACAAGAAGGCGAGAGAACGCCGCAAGCTCGAAAAGCGAAGCCTCATCAAGAAGGACTTGAAGCGGAATAAATATATATATTTGCTGGCGCTTCCGGTTATCGCGTATTACGCCATTTTCCACTACGGACCGATGTACGGCCTGCTGATGGCTTTCAAAGATTACAGCATCGCGGACGGCATCTGGGGCAGCAAGTGGATCGGCTTCGATCATTTCAAGAATTTTTTCAACAGCTACTACTTCGGCCGTCTGCTTCGCAATACGATCCTGATCAATGTGTACGAGCTGTTGTTTGCTTTTCCCGCGCCGATAATATTGGCCTTGCTGCTGAACGAGATTCGGGGCCGCATCTTCAAGCGCACGGTGCAGACGATCTCTTATCTGCCGCATTTCATCTCGATTGTCGTCGTGGTGGGAATGATGTTCGATTTCCTGGCGCGGGACGGACTGATTAATCAGCTGCTTGGGTTTCTGGGCATCGACAGCATTCCGTTCATGTCGGAGCCGGGCTGGTTCCGGACGCTGTTCGTAGGCTCCGGCATCTGGCAGGGGCTGGGCTGGGGCTCCATTATCTACCTGGCCGCGATCGCCACGATCGATCCGACCTTGTATGAAGCGGCCAAGATCGACGGAGCCGGGCGCTTCAAGCAGGTGCTCCATATTACGATTCCGGGAATGATGCCGACCATCGTCATTATGTTCATTCTGAACATGGGTTCGATGATGAGCGTCGGCAGCGAGAAGGTGCTGCTCATGTACAGTCCGCTTACGTACGAGACGGCGGATGTCATCTCCACCTTCGTCTACCGAAGAGGGGTGCTCGATTCCGATTATGGATTTACGACGGCGGTCGGCTTGTTCAACTCGGTGGTCAGCTTCATTCTGCTGGTCGTCTCCAATACGATCAGCAAGCGGGTCAGCGAGCACAAATTATGGTAG
- a CDS encoding carbohydrate ABC transporter permease, with protein MLLLCFVTLYPFIYVGFASLSSPASLAQHRGLLLAPLEINFSAYKAVFDNPMITTGYRNTLIYVICGTAINLLLTAIGAYVLSRRNLYFKNILMLLIVITMFFGGGLIPTYLLINKLGMLNTVWALLIPGAISTFNMIIMRTGFQSVPISLEESARIDGANDLVILFRIIIPLSMPVIAVMILWYAVGHWNSYFSALIYMRDRELFPLQLVLREILITNSMDSMMTDSGAGDRIAIAETIKYATIIVSTLPILVLYPFLQKYFVKGVLIGAIKE; from the coding sequence ATGCTGCTGCTCTGCTTCGTGACGCTGTATCCGTTCATCTATGTCGGATTCGCTTCCTTGAGCAGTCCCGCCTCGCTCGCTCAGCACCGCGGGCTGCTGTTGGCCCCGCTGGAGATCAACTTCAGCGCGTATAAGGCCGTATTCGACAATCCGATGATTACGACGGGATACCGGAATACGCTGATCTATGTCATCTGCGGCACGGCGATCAATTTGCTCTTGACGGCTATCGGGGCGTATGTGCTGTCGCGGCGCAATCTGTATTTCAAAAATATTCTCATGCTGCTGATCGTCATTACGATGTTTTTCGGCGGGGGCCTGATTCCGACGTATCTGCTCATTAACAAGCTCGGCATGCTGAATACGGTCTGGGCCCTGCTTATTCCCGGGGCGATCAGCACCTTCAACATGATTATTATGCGAACCGGGTTCCAGTCCGTTCCGATCAGTCTGGAGGAATCCGCGCGCATCGACGGGGCGAATGATCTCGTCATTCTGTTCCGCATTATCATTCCGTTATCGATGCCGGTCATCGCGGTCATGATTCTGTGGTATGCCGTCGGACATTGGAACTCCTACTTCAGCGCCTTGATCTATATGCGGGATCGGGAGCTGTTCCCGCTGCAGCTCGTGCTGCGCGAGATTCTGATCACGAACTCGATGGACAGCATGATGACCGATTCCGGGGCGGGCGATCGGATCGCGATTGCGGAGACGATCAAGTACGCGACGATCATCGTCTCGACGCTGCCGATTCTGGTGCTTTATCCTTTTCTGCAAAAATATTTTGTCAAAGGCGTATTAATCGGGGCTATCAAAGAATAG